From a single Planctellipticum variicoloris genomic region:
- a CDS encoding aldose epimerase family protein, translating into MPMRTLAGWCLAMILCAAGCTGTKPDEAAGPGAPAGPAPGSPEAAAQKEAPMLTVQKEPFGTTPDGEEITQYTLQNGTGMQVSLIDFGATVVNVDVPDRDGKLANVNLRHPDLEAYLVNAPYFGGICGRYANRIANGKFSLDGTEYTLATNNSGHHLHGGLIGFNRKVWKSEPEQTADSASVRFTYTSPDGEEGYPGALKMVVVYSLNPQNELSIDYTATTDKPTVLNLTNHCYWNLAGEGTILDHDLTLICDKYLPVDEGAIPTGELAPVAGTVMDFTTPHKIGERIGETVNGGGGYDHCYIINGAAGTLRPAAKIVEPKSGRVLEISTTEPAIQLYTGNFLDGTPATAMAPKNGAFCLEAQHYPDSPNHPDFPTTRLNPGETYRQTTVHKFSVQK; encoded by the coding sequence ATGCCGATGCGGACACTGGCCGGCTGGTGCCTGGCAATGATTCTATGCGCTGCCGGTTGCACCGGTACGAAGCCCGACGAGGCCGCCGGACCGGGAGCCCCCGCCGGACCGGCGCCCGGTTCACCCGAAGCGGCTGCACAGAAAGAAGCGCCGATGCTGACCGTTCAGAAGGAACCATTCGGGACGACGCCCGACGGGGAGGAGATTACTCAGTACACGCTGCAGAACGGCACCGGCATGCAGGTGTCGCTGATCGACTTCGGAGCGACCGTCGTCAACGTCGACGTGCCCGACCGCGACGGCAAGCTGGCAAACGTCAATCTGCGTCATCCGGACCTGGAAGCCTATCTGGTCAACGCGCCGTATTTCGGCGGCATCTGCGGGCGCTACGCAAACCGGATCGCCAACGGCAAGTTCTCGCTCGACGGCACGGAGTACACGCTGGCGACCAATAACAGCGGGCACCATCTGCACGGCGGGCTGATCGGCTTCAACCGGAAAGTCTGGAAGTCCGAACCCGAACAGACCGCCGATTCCGCGTCCGTTCGCTTCACGTATACGAGTCCGGACGGAGAAGAAGGCTACCCCGGCGCCTTGAAGATGGTCGTCGTCTACAGCCTCAATCCCCAGAATGAACTGTCGATCGACTACACCGCCACGACCGACAAGCCGACTGTCCTGAACCTGACCAACCACTGCTACTGGAACCTGGCGGGCGAGGGAACGATTCTCGATCACGATCTGACGCTGATCTGCGACAAATATCTGCCAGTCGACGAAGGGGCGATTCCGACCGGCGAACTCGCTCCAGTGGCAGGGACCGTGATGGACTTCACCACACCTCACAAGATCGGCGAGCGGATCGGCGAAACCGTCAACGGGGGCGGCGGCTACGACCACTGCTACATCATCAACGGCGCCGCGGGAACGCTGCGGCCGGCGGCAAAAATCGTCGAGCCGAAGTCCGGCCGCGTGCTGGAGATCTCGACGACGGAGCCCGCCATTCAGCTCTACACCGGCAACTTCCTGGACGGGACGCCCGCGACCGCCATGGCCCCGAAGAATGGTGCGTTCTGCCTGGAAGCTCAGCACTATCCGGATTCGCCGAATCATCCCGACTTCCCCACGACCCGGTTAAACCCCGGCGAAACCTACCGTCAGACGACCGTTCACAAATTCTCGGTCCAGAAGTAG
- a CDS encoding DUF3467 domain-containing protein: protein MPQAKGQFPPGPGRPGQPGSAARPGPPPGPQGRPAAGPNELPPGQLLVDDSAVAEGYANFCRVLSTAEELILDLGLNPNPPNGNGMVVKVSQRVIMNHFTAKRLLTTLAMAVQQHEQAFGPLELNVGKRLRSPGGGERA from the coding sequence ATGCCGCAAGCGAAGGGTCAGTTCCCTCCCGGTCCAGGTCGCCCCGGCCAGCCCGGTAGCGCCGCCCGTCCCGGTCCGCCGCCGGGACCACAGGGGCGGCCTGCCGCCGGCCCGAACGAACTTCCCCCGGGACAACTGCTCGTCGACGATTCGGCCGTCGCGGAGGGTTACGCCAACTTCTGCCGGGTGCTCAGCACCGCGGAAGAACTGATCCTGGACCTGGGGCTGAATCCCAATCCGCCGAACGGGAACGGAATGGTGGTCAAGGTCTCGCAGCGGGTCATCATGAATCACTTCACCGCCAAGCGGCTGTTGACGACGCTGGCGATGGCGGTTCAGCAGCACGAACAGGCCTTCGGGCCGCTCGAATTGAATGTCGGCAAACGACTCCGATCGCCCGGCGGAGGAGAACGGGCCTGA
- a CDS encoding PrkA family serine protein kinase: MATGRELLEKIAADQDAEAYRHEHWQGSFDEYLDIVRQHPQVTRSAHQRMYDMVVSYGSYPIEEGRRDGLLRYRFFDDPDHNGEDAIFGLTEPLSQLVSVFRSAALKYGSERRVLLLHGPVGSSKSTIARLLKRGLERYSRKPEGALYSFGWKQDDGSVIWDPMNSEPLQLVPHDQREKFCAILNEGRNPDKDYCVEIAGDVCPLSRFYFREKLAETGGDWIKVLDSIVVRRFFLSEADRIGVGTFQPKDEKNQDSTELTGDINYRKIAEFGSESDPRAFNFDGEFNVANRGMIEFIEVLKLDVAFLYDLLGASQEHKIKPKKFAQTDIDTVILGHTNEPEYRKLQSNEFMEALRDRTVKIDVPYVTKLAYELRIYEKDYNPRRVKGKHIAPHTLEVAAIWAVLTRLEEPKHHGLTLLQKLKLYNGKSLPGFTTENVEQLRREARQEGMLGISPRYVQDKISNALVNNADATCINPFMVLNELEAGLRHHSLIQSEEVRDAYRRLISVVKDEYTDVVKNEVQRAIAADEEALSRLCGNYIDNVKAYTQREKVRNKFTGQDEQPDERLMRSIEERIDIPETRKDDFRREIMNYIGALSLDGKKFDYKTNERLHKALELKLFEDQKDTIKLTTLVSNVVDKDTQEKIDIVKSRLIRDFGYNEESASDVLQYVASIFARGDAKRE; the protein is encoded by the coding sequence ATGGCCACAGGACGTGAATTGCTGGAAAAAATTGCGGCCGACCAGGACGCCGAGGCCTACCGGCACGAGCACTGGCAGGGCTCGTTCGACGAGTACCTCGACATCGTCCGGCAGCACCCCCAGGTCACCCGCTCCGCCCACCAGCGGATGTACGACATGGTCGTCTCCTACGGGTCGTACCCCATCGAAGAAGGCCGCCGGGACGGTTTGCTCCGGTATCGATTCTTTGACGACCCGGACCACAACGGCGAAGACGCGATCTTCGGACTGACCGAACCGCTCTCGCAACTGGTCAGCGTCTTCCGCAGCGCCGCCCTCAAGTACGGCAGCGAACGCCGCGTTCTGCTGCTGCACGGCCCGGTCGGCAGCTCCAAGAGCACGATCGCCCGCCTGCTGAAACGGGGGCTGGAACGCTACAGCCGGAAGCCCGAAGGGGCGTTGTATTCGTTCGGCTGGAAGCAGGACGATGGCAGCGTCATCTGGGATCCGATGAACAGCGAACCGCTGCAGCTTGTCCCGCACGACCAGCGGGAAAAGTTCTGCGCCATCCTCAACGAGGGTCGCAATCCCGACAAAGACTACTGCGTCGAAATCGCCGGCGACGTCTGTCCCCTCTCCCGCTTCTACTTCCGCGAAAAACTCGCCGAGACCGGCGGAGACTGGATCAAGGTCCTCGACTCCATCGTCGTCCGCCGATTCTTCCTCTCCGAAGCCGACCGCATCGGCGTCGGCACCTTCCAGCCCAAGGACGAAAAGAATCAGGACTCGACGGAACTGACGGGCGACATCAACTACCGCAAGATCGCCGAGTTCGGCAGCGAATCCGATCCGCGGGCGTTCAACTTCGACGGCGAATTCAACGTCGCCAACCGCGGCATGATCGAGTTCATCGAAGTCCTGAAGCTCGACGTCGCCTTCCTCTACGACCTGCTGGGCGCCTCGCAGGAACACAAGATCAAGCCGAAGAAGTTCGCCCAGACCGACATCGACACGGTGATCCTGGGACACACGAACGAGCCCGAGTACCGCAAGCTGCAGTCCAACGAGTTCATGGAGGCCCTCCGCGACCGGACCGTGAAAATCGACGTCCCCTACGTCACCAAACTCGCCTACGAACTGCGGATCTACGAAAAGGACTACAACCCGCGCCGCGTCAAAGGCAAACACATCGCCCCGCATACGCTGGAGGTCGCCGCGATCTGGGCCGTGCTGACCCGGCTGGAAGAGCCGAAGCATCACGGCCTGACCCTGCTGCAGAAACTGAAGCTCTACAACGGCAAGAGCCTGCCGGGCTTCACGACGGAGAACGTCGAACAGCTCCGCCGGGAAGCCCGGCAGGAAGGGATGCTGGGGATTTCCCCGCGCTATGTGCAGGACAAGATTTCGAACGCGCTGGTCAACAACGCCGACGCGACCTGCATCAACCCCTTCATGGTCCTCAACGAACTGGAGGCCGGCCTCCGGCATCACTCCCTGATCCAGAGCGAAGAAGTCCGCGACGCGTACCGCCGGCTGATCTCGGTCGTCAAAGACGAGTACACGGACGTGGTCAAGAACGAAGTCCAGCGGGCGATTGCCGCCGACGAAGAGGCGCTCTCGCGGCTGTGTGGAAATTACATCGACAACGTCAAGGCGTATACGCAGCGTGAGAAGGTCCGGAACAAGTTCACGGGCCAGGACGAGCAGCCGGACGAACGGCTGATGCGCTCGATCGAGGAGCGGATCGACATCCCGGAAACGCGGAAGGACGACTTCCGCCGGGAGATCATGAACTACATCGGCGCGCTGTCGCTGGACGGCAAGAAGTTTGATTACAAGACGAACGAGCGGCTGCACAAGGCGCTCGAACTGAAGCTGTTCGAAGATCAGAAAGACACGATCAAGCTGACGACGCTGGTGTCGAACGTGGTCGACAAGGACACGCAGGAGAAAATCGACATCGTCAAATCGCGTCTGATCCGCGACTTCGGCTACAACGAAGAATCGGCCTCCGACGTGCTGCAGTACGTGGCCAGCATCTTCGCCCGCGGCGACGCGAAGCGGGAGTAG
- a CDS encoding helix-turn-helix domain-containing protein, translating into MSFLPVYWDPLDIDVLKFLRELRVSSGKSAKEVADAMPMNSGNYSRLERGQGNPTVETLERLANAINAELIVSVRPRATSGAK; encoded by the coding sequence GTGTCTTTTCTTCCCGTCTACTGGGATCCGTTGGATATCGACGTCCTGAAGTTTTTGCGGGAACTGCGCGTCTCTTCCGGCAAGTCGGCGAAAGAAGTCGCCGACGCCATGCCCATGAACAGCGGCAACTACTCGCGGCTGGAGCGAGGCCAGGGGAATCCTACGGTGGAAACGCTGGAGCGCCTGGCGAATGCGATCAACGCCGAACTGATTGTTTCCGTTCGGCCGCGAGCGACGTCGGGCGCGAAGTAG
- a CDS encoding DUF1501 domain-containing protein codes for MMHRSALTRRQALVAGSVGICGLDLARLSQLRADVAPRAKSCVFLFLFGGPSHIDLWDMKPHAPAEIRGEFRSIATSTPGIPLCEHLPLLARQTHHLCLLRSMTHKMPVHGPACSEITTGREYFGPPVTDQATPEDWPSLSALVTRYGQSPAGLPPAVVLPWYAQFVGQDKRIAGQTGGRMGNEFNPFLMEGDPTRPDFRVQGLELPPDVSSTRFDRRRKLRTELTRLERIADGTALGDLSDRHYAAAFTTIERASSAGAFDLQREPQSQRDAYGPSKFGQSLLAARRLVEAGIPLVTVNWDDDSRSDKVSPHWDTHHNNFARLKDNLCPPFDRALSTFLADLDQRGLLESTLVVASGEFGRTPRIGLITQNGMTEATGRDHWPHAFTVLLAGGGVRGGQIYGSTNRHGAFVEDKPVTPADLSATVLSHLGIDPEREYHDQFQRVPRRLSEGRVIRGLG; via the coding sequence ATGATGCATCGCAGCGCGCTCACCCGACGGCAGGCGCTGGTCGCGGGCAGCGTCGGGATCTGCGGGCTCGACCTGGCCCGGCTGTCGCAATTGCGCGCCGACGTCGCCCCCCGCGCAAAATCCTGCGTCTTCCTCTTTCTCTTCGGCGGCCCCAGCCACATCGATCTGTGGGACATGAAACCCCACGCCCCCGCGGAGATCCGCGGCGAGTTCCGGTCGATCGCCACGTCGACGCCGGGCATCCCTCTCTGCGAGCACCTGCCGCTCCTCGCGCGGCAGACGCACCACCTCTGTCTGCTGCGATCGATGACCCACAAGATGCCCGTGCACGGGCCGGCCTGCAGCGAGATTACGACCGGACGGGAATATTTCGGGCCGCCGGTCACCGATCAGGCGACCCCCGAGGACTGGCCCTCGCTCAGCGCCCTCGTCACCCGCTACGGCCAGTCCCCCGCCGGCCTTCCCCCCGCCGTCGTCCTGCCGTGGTACGCGCAGTTCGTCGGCCAGGACAAGCGGATCGCCGGCCAGACCGGCGGACGGATGGGAAACGAGTTCAACCCCTTCCTGATGGAGGGAGACCCGACGCGCCCCGATTTCCGCGTGCAGGGGCTCGAACTTCCTCCCGACGTCTCCAGCACCCGCTTCGACCGCCGGCGGAAACTCCGCACAGAACTGACCCGCCTGGAACGGATCGCCGACGGAACCGCGCTGGGGGATCTGTCTGACCGGCATTACGCCGCGGCGTTCACGACCATCGAGCGGGCCAGCTCGGCGGGGGCATTCGATCTGCAGCGCGAACCGCAGTCTCAACGGGACGCCTACGGTCCGTCGAAATTCGGCCAGAGCCTGCTGGCAGCCCGGCGGCTGGTGGAGGCTGGCATTCCGCTGGTCACCGTCAACTGGGACGACGACTCGCGCAGCGACAAGGTCTCGCCCCACTGGGACACGCACCACAACAATTTCGCCCGGCTGAAAGACAATCTCTGCCCGCCGTTCGATCGAGCGCTGTCGACGTTTCTGGCGGACCTGGATCAACGCGGCTTGCTGGAGAGCACGCTGGTCGTCGCCTCGGGAGAGTTCGGGCGGACGCCGCGGATCGGCCTGATCACCCAGAACGGCATGACGGAGGCGACGGGCCGGGATCACTGGCCGCACGCGTTCACAGTCCTGCTCGCCGGCGGCGGCGTGCGGGGCGGTCAGATCTACGGCTCGACGAACCGCCACGGGGCGTTTGTGGAAGACAAGCCGGTCACCCCCGCGGACCTCTCGGCGACGGTGTTGAGTCATCTGGGGATCGATCCGGAGCGGGAGTACCACGACCAGTTTCAGCGAGTCCCGCGGCGATTGTCGGAGGGACGGGTGATTCGGGGGTTGGGGTGA
- a CDS encoding DUF5615 family PIN-like protein, whose product MALKLYVDVHVPASLTRTLRSRSIDVLTSQDDGTRDVDDETLLLRAVSLDRLLMTQDEDFLEIASRWLQSGREFPGLFFARQGQPIGRMATDLELCLTCCAADELRNRVIYLPLQS is encoded by the coding sequence ATGGCCCTCAAGCTCTACGTGGATGTCCATGTCCCCGCGAGTCTGACACGGACGCTTCGCAGCAGGTCCATCGACGTTCTGACGAGCCAAGATGACGGGACTCGAGACGTCGACGACGAAACGCTGCTGTTGCGCGCCGTCTCTCTGGACCGGTTACTGATGACTCAGGACGAGGACTTCCTTGAGATTGCCTCCCGATGGCTGCAATCCGGCCGGGAGTTCCCCGGCCTGTTCTTTGCCCGTCAGGGTCAGCCAATCGGGCGGATGGCAACCGATCTCGAACTCTGTCTGACCTGCTGTGCAGCGGATGAACTCAGGAATCGAGTGATCTACTTGCCGCTGCAGTCGTAG
- a CDS encoding DUF433 domain-containing protein, with protein sequence MSATISYPHLTNDPDGTVRIAETRYKVRHLAAEQYFYGWSAEELLRQHPDLRPAEVYAALTYFHDHYDELVASIEQTASDHDRVPIAQALSREELLKRRAAQGA encoded by the coding sequence ATGTCCGCGACCATCAGCTACCCTCATCTGACCAATGATCCAGACGGAACGGTCCGGATCGCCGAGACTCGCTACAAAGTACGTCATCTGGCGGCCGAACAGTACTTCTATGGATGGTCGGCTGAGGAACTGCTGCGGCAGCATCCCGATCTGCGTCCAGCCGAGGTCTATGCCGCTCTGACTTACTTTCACGACCATTACGACGAGCTCGTGGCGTCGATCGAGCAAACAGCCAGTGACCATGACCGCGTCCCGATCGCTCAGGCGTTGTCGCGGGAAGAGCTACTGAAGCGTCGAGCAGCGCAGGGGGCGTGA